One Turneriella parva DSM 21527 genomic region harbors:
- a CDS encoding indole-3-glycerol phosphate synthase TrpC, translating to MSNAHTGNLIGKSKAAETPSVLDRITEESRRRAAQLVAISPSPAKNELDFAAALRRKGPMPQLIAELKRKSPSKGNLKEGLPVADAVRMYEPYAAALSILTEPEHFSGAIEDLRDARALTALPLLRKDFIVDVKQVDEARAAGATSFLLIVASLTDSELQTLIAHGRKLGMEPLVEVLTEAELERALRLDIAILGINNRNLHTLEIDMKRCENLAQLITERDRERLVLVAESGYETREQLLALPHYFDAVLMGTGFMREADPAAKLREIFGPGGAVV from the coding sequence ATGAGCAATGCACACACGGGCAACCTGATCGGCAAGAGCAAAGCTGCCGAAACGCCGAGCGTACTCGATCGCATTACGGAAGAAAGCAGGCGGCGCGCCGCGCAGCTTGTGGCGATTTCGCCGTCACCGGCAAAAAACGAGCTCGATTTTGCCGCTGCACTGCGCCGCAAAGGTCCGATGCCGCAGCTGATCGCCGAGCTCAAGCGCAAGAGCCCTTCGAAAGGTAACCTGAAAGAGGGTCTGCCGGTAGCCGATGCGGTCAGAATGTACGAACCCTATGCGGCCGCGCTCAGCATTCTTACCGAACCCGAGCACTTTTCAGGCGCGATTGAAGATCTGCGCGATGCGCGGGCGCTCACTGCGCTGCCGCTGCTCAGAAAAGATTTTATCGTGGATGTGAAACAGGTCGATGAGGCCCGCGCGGCAGGTGCCACCAGCTTCTTGCTGATTGTCGCCTCGCTGACCGATAGCGAGCTGCAAACCCTGATTGCGCATGGCCGCAAACTCGGCATGGAGCCACTCGTCGAAGTCTTGACAGAAGCCGAACTCGAAAGAGCGCTTCGGCTTGACATCGCGATTCTCGGCATAAATAATCGCAATCTGCACACCCTTGAAATAGATATGAAACGCTGCGAGAATCTTGCCCAACTGATAACCGAACGTGACCGCGAGCGCCTCGTGCTCGTCGCCGAATCTGGTTACGAAACGCGCGAACAGCTGCTCGCGCTGCCGCATTATTTTGACGCAGTGCTCATGGGCACGGGGTTTATGCGTGAAGCAGACCCCGCAGCCAAATTGCGTGAAATTTTTGGTCCGGGGGGTGCAGTTGTCTGA
- a CDS encoding STAS domain-containing protein yields the protein MLIVDKPFEKGVILSVKETRIDMSISRKFREQVSKFLEKKPAVVVFDMHDTEYLDSSALGALVTILRDVKNYGGEIRLANLNQTLKTLFKLSKLESMFKIFETVEEAAK from the coding sequence ATGCTTATTGTCGATAAACCTTTCGAGAAGGGCGTGATTCTTTCGGTGAAAGAAACGCGCATCGACATGTCGATCTCACGAAAATTTCGCGAGCAGGTTTCGAAGTTTCTCGAGAAAAAGCCTGCGGTTGTCGTCTTCGATATGCACGACACCGAATACCTCGATTCATCTGCGCTCGGTGCGCTCGTCACTATTCTGCGCGATGTGAAGAATTATGGGGGCGAAATTCGCCTCGCGAACCTCAACCAGACACTCAAGACTCTGTTCAAACTCTCAAAGCTCGAATCGATGTTCAAAATATTTGAAACGGTCGAAGAAGCCGCGAAGTAA
- the frr gene encoding ribosome recycling factor translates to MSDEANKIIADASSRMDKSLNDLGHQMAQIRSGRATPSLVEDIRVEIYGQNMPLNQVASINAPEPRLITVDVWDKSQLQAVEKAIQKSGKGFNPNTDGVMIRINLAEMTGETRKEMVKLAKGKVEDHKVAVRNIRRDANDALKKLKGGSVSEDMIKGFSDQVQKLTDDHIKKMDDLFAAKEKDIMTV, encoded by the coding sequence ATGAGTGACGAAGCCAATAAAATCATCGCGGACGCAAGCAGCCGCATGGACAAAAGCCTGAACGACCTGGGCCACCAGATGGCGCAGATCAGATCGGGGCGCGCAACGCCTTCGCTCGTCGAAGATATTCGCGTCGAGATCTATGGCCAGAATATGCCGCTCAACCAGGTTGCGTCGATCAACGCCCCAGAGCCGCGCCTCATCACCGTCGACGTTTGGGACAAATCGCAGCTGCAGGCTGTCGAAAAGGCGATTCAGAAATCGGGCAAAGGTTTTAACCCAAACACCGACGGCGTCATGATTCGTATCAACCTTGCCGAAATGACCGGCGAAACGCGCAAAGAAATGGTCAAACTCGCAAAAGGCAAAGTTGAAGACCATAAGGTAGCAGTGCGCAACATTCGTCGTGATGCCAACGACGCCCTGAAAAAACTCAAGGGCGGCAGCGTCTCTGAAGACATGATCAAAGGGTTCAGCGATCAGGTGCAAAAACTGACCGACGACCATATCAAGAAAATGGATGATCTTTTTGCCGCGAAAGAAAAAGACATCATGACGGTCTGA
- a CDS encoding YbaN family protein translates to MVRTGTGSRSPESPLTEREEITRATLARSRSLRYVYILLGVISLVLGIVGVVTPILPTTPFILLSGFCFARGSERLHDWMLGHRYFGPMIKAFRDERRIPFKVKIFATLMIAITMSITAIFVVPLLAVKLGMAAVGLGVVWYIWTFRN, encoded by the coding sequence ATGGTACGTACCGGTACCGGCAGCCGTTCGCCTGAAAGTCCATTAACTGAGAGAGAAGAGATAACGAGAGCGACCCTCGCTCGCTCACGCTCCCTGCGATATGTCTATATTTTGCTCGGTGTTATTTCGCTCGTGCTGGGTATTGTCGGCGTCGTAACGCCTATTCTGCCGACGACGCCCTTCATATTGCTCAGCGGATTTTGTTTTGCCCGCGGCTCTGAGCGCCTGCATGACTGGATGCTCGGCCACCGTTACTTCGGGCCCATGATTAAGGCCTTTCGCGACGAACGGCGTATTCCCTTTAAGGTAAAGATTTTCGCGACGCTGATGATCGCGATAACCATGTCGATCACCGCGATTTTTGTTGTGCCGCTGTTGGCAGTGAAGCTAGGCATGGCTGCCGTCGGTCTCGGCGTCGTCTGGTATATCTGGACATTTCGCAATTAG
- a CDS encoding adenylate/guanylate cyclase domain-containing protein, producing MLMDISRSIMAEIDLDSLLQLIMQKVTIVMHADRSSLFLVDDEKKQLWTRVAQGAPEIRVPLGQGIAGHVGLTGETANITDAYADDRFSRDFDVKTGYRTRSILCMAIKNTRGKIIGTIQVLNKQDETPFTTEDEELLSAFCSLAGISLENARAYEELQKERDSLEVKVQERTKDLEVEKEKSDDLLRNILPNSVAEELKLRGEATPGQYEAVTVMFTDFKGFTQIAEKISAEGLVADLDNCFYQFDEIMDRHGVEKIKTIGDAYMCAGGLPIANKTHPIDVILAALEIKSFMAQMKEIKQGLNEPYWELRLGIHTGPVVAGVVGKRKFAYDIWGDAVNTASRMESSGIVGEINISGDTYALVKDFFDCTYRGKIAAKNKGEIDMYLIARIRPALSADAEGKIPNAEFLRLREAM from the coding sequence ATGCTCATGGATATCTCGCGCTCGATTATGGCAGAGATCGACCTGGATTCGTTGTTGCAGCTGATTATGCAGAAAGTGACGATCGTCATGCATGCAGACCGCTCATCGCTGTTTCTTGTCGACGATGAGAAAAAACAGCTCTGGACGCGAGTTGCGCAGGGTGCGCCTGAAATCCGTGTGCCGCTGGGGCAGGGTATTGCAGGGCACGTCGGTCTTACCGGAGAAACTGCAAATATTACCGATGCTTACGCTGACGATCGCTTCAGCCGCGATTTTGACGTCAAAACTGGCTACCGAACGCGAAGCATTCTCTGCATGGCGATCAAAAACACGCGTGGTAAAATCATCGGCACGATTCAGGTGTTAAATAAACAAGATGAAACACCTTTTACGACAGAAGACGAAGAACTGCTTTCGGCGTTTTGCTCGCTTGCGGGCATATCTCTCGAAAACGCGCGCGCATACGAAGAGCTGCAGAAAGAGCGCGATTCGCTCGAGGTCAAGGTGCAGGAGCGCACCAAAGATCTCGAAGTTGAAAAAGAAAAATCTGACGATCTGCTGCGCAATATTCTGCCGAATTCCGTGGCCGAAGAACTGAAATTGCGCGGCGAAGCGACACCGGGACAGTACGAAGCCGTAACTGTGATGTTCACCGATTTCAAAGGCTTTACGCAAATAGCCGAGAAAATTTCGGCCGAGGGCCTCGTCGCCGATCTCGACAACTGCTTCTATCAGTTTGACGAGATCATGGACCGCCACGGAGTTGAAAAAATAAAAACCATCGGCGATGCCTATATGTGCGCCGGCGGATTACCCATCGCCAATAAGACTCACCCTATAGACGTGATTTTGGCAGCGCTCGAAATCAAGAGTTTCATGGCGCAGATGAAAGAGATCAAGCAGGGCCTTAACGAACCCTATTGGGAGCTGCGGCTCGGTATACATACGGGGCCGGTGGTTGCTGGCGTCGTGGGCAAGCGCAAGTTTGCCTATGACATCTGGGGCGACGCCGTAAACACCGCCAGCCGCATGGAATCATCGGGAATTGTTGGCGAGATCAACATCTCTGGCGATACGTATGCGCTTGTAAAAGACTTCTTTGATTGTACCTATCGCGGTAAAATCGCGGCAAAAAATAAGGGTGAGATAGATATGTACCTGATCGCGCGCATCAGGCCGGCGCTCTCTGCAGACGCAGAAGGTAAGATTCCTAATGCTGAATTCTTACGTCTGCGCGAGGCGATGTAG
- the uppS gene encoding polyprenyl diphosphate synthase encodes MPKFPQHIAVIMDGNGRWATARGLKRSAGHREGTETIDRLLDHLLKIKIPCVSLYAFSTENWRRPKTEISEIFNLLNEFIQLKLEKMIANGVRIVTSGNLTRLPQKSQLLLADATKRTAKGKKLTANFCLNYGARDELHRAASLWAAGGAAKAKKLPTEKQFRKLLWQPDLPDIDLLVRTAGEQRLSNFMLYQAAYAELYFTEKTWPEFAAADVDVAIAEFSRRKRKFGGL; translated from the coding sequence ATGCCCAAATTTCCTCAGCACATCGCCGTCATCATGGATGGCAATGGACGCTGGGCGACTGCGCGGGGGCTCAAACGCAGCGCGGGGCACCGTGAAGGTACCGAGACCATTGACAGGCTGCTCGATCACCTACTAAAGATTAAAATCCCCTGCGTGAGCCTTTATGCCTTCTCCACTGAGAACTGGCGCAGACCCAAGACCGAGATCAGTGAAATATTTAATCTGCTGAATGAGTTTATTCAGCTCAAGCTCGAAAAGATGATCGCGAATGGAGTGCGCATCGTCACCTCAGGCAATCTTACCCGTCTGCCGCAAAAAAGCCAGCTGCTTTTGGCTGATGCCACGAAGCGTACTGCAAAAGGGAAAAAGCTGACGGCAAATTTCTGCCTCAACTATGGGGCGCGCGACGAGCTTCACCGGGCAGCATCACTCTGGGCCGCTGGCGGCGCGGCAAAGGCGAAGAAACTACCGACCGAAAAACAATTCCGAAAGCTGCTGTGGCAACCCGACCTGCCTGACATTGATCTGCTGGTGCGCACAGCGGGCGAGCAAAGGCTCTCAAACTTTATGTTGTATCAGGCGGCATACGCCGAACTCTACTTCACCGAAAAGACCTGGCCCGAATTCGCTGCCGCCGATGTCGATGTGGCGATCGCCGAATTTTCGCGCCGCAAGCGCAAATTCGGTGGGCTCTAA
- a CDS encoding SH3 domain-containing protein, translated as MKFIAASSVFFAVIFSLRAQENLKAGDLVYSTVAVLRVRATPDLNGKQIGKLEKGDSLRILQITGPEVTVDKKKARWVEFDFEGQKGYAFAGFLSTNWPLLVHSAKQWEKAEKKNAASLAERERQAKKLPPDEPQPFGECLSISAFGYPAEYEAGCSEKKIEAIRKLMQQRSLNRNDAVEQYGDAYCRGWLELEVAGYNCSFEGDKVSTFPIQN; from the coding sequence ATGAAATTCATTGCTGCCAGTTCAGTCTTTTTCGCCGTCATCTTTTCGCTTCGAGCGCAAGAAAATCTCAAAGCAGGCGACCTTGTCTATTCGACGGTGGCGGTGCTGCGCGTCAGGGCGACGCCCGATCTGAACGGCAAGCAGATCGGCAAGCTCGAAAAAGGAGACAGCCTGCGTATCTTGCAGATAACCGGGCCAGAAGTGACCGTCGACAAGAAAAAGGCGCGCTGGGTCGAATTTGATTTTGAAGGCCAAAAGGGTTACGCCTTCGCCGGGTTTCTTTCGACGAATTGGCCGCTCTTGGTTCACTCGGCAAAACAGTGGGAGAAGGCAGAGAAGAAGAATGCTGCCAGCCTCGCTGAGCGCGAGAGGCAGGCGAAAAAACTGCCGCCCGACGAGCCGCAACCCTTTGGTGAATGCCTCAGCATTTCAGCTTTTGGCTATCCCGCCGAATACGAGGCCGGGTGCAGTGAAAAGAAGATTGAAGCAATCCGCAAGCTCATGCAGCAGCGCAGCCTGAACCGCAACGATGCGGTCGAGCAGTACGGCGATGCTTACTGCCGCGGCTGGCTCGAACTCGAGGTGGCAGGGTATAACTGTTCTTTCGAGGGCGATAAGGTCTCGACTTTCCCGATTCAGAATTGA
- a CDS encoding alpha/beta hydrolase, whose product MHPVLIIQGFLAPTATNFVLKTRLKNDGFLAEDVPLEGLNAGDIKDSARIVEMSVNAMRARAGTKQVDLIGISMGGLIGLHYMRKLGGDAYIRRFITIGTPFHGSHMARWMRILTLGRATGAEQMIPGSDFLKELHAHDAEHQAEIYSLHTSADAFVSEEAAYLKGARLVKSPHGIWPAGHYTPLFLQEDYRLIKEILTK is encoded by the coding sequence ATGCATCCCGTTCTCATTATTCAGGGGTTTCTAGCGCCCACTGCCACCAATTTCGTGCTCAAAACACGCCTCAAGAACGACGGCTTTCTTGCAGAAGATGTGCCGCTTGAAGGTCTGAATGCTGGCGATATCAAAGACTCGGCCCGCATCGTCGAGATGTCGGTGAATGCGATGCGCGCGCGCGCGGGAACAAAGCAGGTCGATCTGATTGGTATCAGCATGGGGGGGCTCATCGGTTTGCACTACATGCGCAAGCTCGGTGGCGATGCGTATATACGCCGTTTTATCACGATTGGTACTCCGTTTCACGGCTCGCACATGGCACGCTGGATGCGGATCTTGACGCTCGGCCGTGCGACGGGTGCCGAGCAGATGATACCGGGATCCGATTTTCTAAAAGAGTTGCACGCGCACGACGCAGAACACCAGGCAGAGATTTATAGCCTGCACACATCGGCAGATGCATTTGTGAGCGAAGAGGCTGCATATCTAAAAGGGGCGCGTCTCGTGAAATCTCCGCATGGTATCTGGCCCGCGGGGCATTACACGCCGCTTTTTCTTCAAGAAGACTACAGACTCATAAAAGAGATTCTCACCAAGTGA
- the mgtE gene encoding magnesium transporter codes for MNTVERKYHLLTKANYPQIVSLVSKLCRVRRFELLKRALHSLHPTSLALLWDSFDEPEREMILGQLSSEYAAEFLTELGSDEREAIFRSKDTAWIFDRLEELETDDIAVILRDLNPRDTNFILRRFDKNYTGKIKEILKYPEGTAGALMSSDFLAVSRHATIKSIVSQFQKLVKHDQLEDLQFTFVVDRGNKFVGYIPIRKLILEKSSRKAQEIMQPAQVMVGPEQDQETVAKIFKDYNLLSLPVVDSRGVLLGHITVDDVVDVLEEEATEDMLRLGGVTQDAPHVQSLAQMARGRLPWLTINLATQVLSAWIVTFFDETLSKVILLAPLMTVIGGQGGNATMQAVTVVVRSLALGQINGKNVSKVIAKEVGVSSLNGFAIGTFAAILVYSYTQRAGIAFCMFTGLVSNMFIAGLVGSMLPVVLRAFRLDPALAAGPIATTFTDMCGFSVFLGVATLLIGKFGGL; via the coding sequence ATGAATACTGTAGAGCGTAAATACCATCTGCTGACCAAGGCGAACTACCCGCAGATTGTGTCGCTTGTGAGCAAGCTGTGCCGGGTGCGCCGGTTTGAATTGCTCAAAAGAGCGCTTCACAGCCTGCATCCTACTTCACTCGCGTTATTATGGGATTCATTCGACGAACCTGAACGCGAAATGATTCTCGGCCAGCTCTCGAGCGAATACGCCGCGGAGTTCTTGACCGAACTGGGGTCAGATGAGCGTGAGGCGATTTTTCGCTCGAAAGACACCGCATGGATCTTCGACCGCCTCGAAGAGCTTGAAACCGACGACATCGCTGTGATCTTGCGCGATTTGAACCCGCGCGACACGAATTTTATTCTGCGGCGCTTCGATAAGAACTATACCGGCAAGATTAAAGAAATTCTGAAGTACCCTGAAGGCACCGCCGGCGCGCTGATGAGTTCAGATTTTCTCGCGGTCAGCCGCCATGCGACTATCAAATCTATCGTCAGCCAGTTTCAAAAGCTGGTGAAGCATGATCAGTTAGAAGACCTGCAATTCACATTCGTCGTCGACCGCGGCAACAAATTTGTTGGCTACATTCCCATTCGCAAACTGATTCTTGAGAAATCATCGCGCAAAGCGCAAGAGATTATGCAGCCTGCGCAGGTGATGGTCGGCCCCGAACAAGATCAGGAGACCGTCGCAAAAATTTTCAAAGACTATAACCTCTTAAGTCTGCCGGTCGTCGACTCGCGCGGTGTGCTGCTGGGACATATTACCGTCGACGACGTGGTCGATGTTCTCGAAGAAGAGGCGACTGAAGACATGCTTCGTCTTGGCGGTGTGACGCAAGACGCTCCGCACGTGCAGTCGCTGGCGCAAATGGCGCGCGGCCGCCTGCCGTGGCTCACCATTAACCTCGCGACACAGGTTCTGTCAGCCTGGATAGTGACGTTTTTTGATGAAACTCTGTCGAAGGTGATTCTGCTTGCACCACTCATGACCGTGATTGGCGGGCAGGGTGGCAATGCGACGATGCAGGCGGTCACGGTCGTCGTGCGCTCCCTGGCACTGGGGCAGATTAACGGTAAGAATGTCAGCAAGGTTATCGCAAAAGAGGTCGGCGTTTCATCGCTCAATGGCTTTGCAATCGGCACTTTCGCCGCGATTCTCGTGTACAGTTATACCCAGCGTGCAGGTATTGCTTTCTGCATGTTTACTGGACTCGTTTCAAACATGTTTATTGCCGGGCTTGTAGGTTCAATGCTGCCGGTTGTGCTGCGCGCATTTCGCCTCGACCCGGCGCTCGCTGCGGGGCCGATTGCGACGACATTCACTGACATGTGTGGATTTTCCGTTTTTCTGGGTGTTGCGACCCTGCTTATTGGCAAATTCGGCGGACTATGA
- a CDS encoding esterase/lipase family protein: MAGRMRKTFAAFSRRVNRTSIAGAVRGVFGDKLPQKWQGQMQFCADGKTLETVPLVRRAHVCIFIHGSSDTELGWQAPEGRLNFGDQLFVDFGAQPLYVRYNSGLSVAENGIALARLMPELLKVNTSVRRVTLIGHSMGGLVIHAAVYDARARKMPWLKKVQSIFLLGTPHAGAPLAKLAEKGEQLLQFIPNPFTLMAASVIGLRSKGLKDLSLGQKGITSRDPVLLPHAKYIFIAGGLQKKRGGFINRLIGDGMVRQPSALPKGEGEQGLWRQIMSRVAKTADVRIETAGGVGHLALRHDPRVYALIARHF, translated from the coding sequence ATGGCAGGCCGCATGCGCAAGACTTTCGCGGCATTCAGCCGGCGCGTGAACCGCACCTCGATTGCCGGGGCCGTGCGCGGCGTTTTCGGCGACAAGCTGCCACAAAAATGGCAGGGACAAATGCAATTCTGCGCAGACGGCAAAACGCTTGAAACGGTGCCACTCGTGCGCCGCGCGCATGTCTGTATTTTTATCCATGGCAGTTCAGACACCGAGCTCGGCTGGCAGGCACCCGAGGGGCGCCTCAACTTTGGCGATCAGCTGTTCGTCGATTTCGGCGCGCAGCCTCTGTATGTGCGCTACAATAGCGGACTCAGCGTGGCCGAAAACGGTATCGCGCTCGCGCGGTTGATGCCAGAGCTTTTGAAAGTCAACACGTCGGTGCGCCGGGTCACGCTGATCGGCCACAGCATGGGCGGCCTTGTCATTCATGCGGCAGTTTATGACGCACGCGCACGCAAGATGCCCTGGCTCAAGAAAGTTCAATCCATCTTCTTGCTGGGCACTCCGCATGCGGGGGCACCGCTCGCCAAGCTGGCAGAAAAAGGTGAGCAGCTGCTGCAGTTCATACCGAACCCTTTCACGCTCATGGCGGCCTCTGTCATTGGCCTGCGCAGCAAGGGGCTCAAAGATCTGAGCCTCGGGCAGAAGGGCATCACCTCGCGTGACCCGGTGCTTCTGCCCCATGCTAAATATATTTTTATAGCAGGCGGATTACAAAAGAAACGCGGCGGCTTCATCAACAGACTCATCGGCGACGGCATGGTGCGGCAACCCAGCGCTCTGCCGAAAGGCGAAGGCGAACAGGGTCTCTGGCGGCAGATTATGTCGCGTGTCGCCAAAACGGCCGATGTTCGTATTGAAACCGCCGGGGGTGTGGGGCATCTTGCGCTGCGCCATGACCCCAGAGTTTATGCGCTCATCGCCCGGCATTTTTGA
- a CDS encoding response regulator: MTKVTDIVIVEDQPVVQQRLTDLFAQHADFHLRALCSSAEEVLPRLQETHCDLLILDLELPGMNGEELLPLVRDKYPGLKLVVFTVFEDQARIVRLVRHGVNGYLLKDTPDELLIAELKVILLGGAPLSPRVARKILDDVPDDVNLRQNPLSERETEILNLIALGMSYRAIADDLDISPNTVRVHIANIYQKLATTCKIEALNRARQLGIIS; this comes from the coding sequence ATGACAAAGGTCACAGACATTGTGATTGTCGAAGACCAGCCGGTTGTGCAGCAGCGACTGACCGACCTTTTCGCGCAACATGCGGATTTTCACCTCAGAGCATTATGCAGCTCAGCCGAAGAAGTTTTGCCGAGGCTGCAAGAAACGCATTGCGACCTATTGATTCTCGATTTAGAATTACCGGGCATGAACGGTGAAGAGCTGTTACCCCTTGTGCGCGACAAATACCCCGGGCTGAAATTGGTGGTTTTTACCGTATTTGAAGATCAGGCGCGCATTGTGCGTCTGGTGCGCCATGGCGTGAATGGCTATCTGCTGAAAGATACCCCCGACGAGCTTCTCATCGCCGAGCTCAAGGTCATTCTGCTCGGCGGTGCGCCTTTAAGCCCCCGCGTTGCGCGCAAGATTCTTGACGATGTGCCCGATGACGTCAACCTCAGGCAAAACCCGCTGTCAGAGCGCGAAACTGAAATTCTGAACCTGATCGCACTCGGTATGAGCTATCGTGCAATCGCCGACGACCTCGACATTAGCCCGAACACCGTGCGCGTGCACATCGCCAACATCTACCAGAAACTCGCCACCACCTGCAAGATAGAAGCCTTAAACCGTGCCCGGCAGTTGGGAATAATCTCTTAG
- the pyrH gene encoding UMP kinase, with translation MSDNSEKPARGTTEGRAFRRVVLKLSGEVLAGEDKHGINVKVIRALAEEIRDIHRDGVELALVIGGGNIFRGVKAASDGMDRAIGDYMGMMATVINGLALQDFLEKEGLTTRLQTAIEIKSVAEPFIRRKAIRHLEKKRIVILSGGTGNPYFTTDTTAALRAVELDADVIFKATKVDGVYDSDPVKNPAAKRYRRLSFHDALVKQLKVMDSTAFSLCLDNKMPIQVFDMSKEGNLKKAVQGKPIGTLIDANGESEFYE, from the coding sequence ATGAGCGACAACAGCGAAAAACCGGCCCGCGGTACCACCGAGGGTCGGGCTTTTCGGCGCGTGGTGCTCAAACTCTCGGGTGAGGTTCTAGCCGGCGAAGACAAGCACGGCATCAACGTTAAGGTAATACGCGCGCTCGCCGAAGAAATTCGCGACATTCACCGTGACGGCGTCGAGCTCGCGCTCGTCATCGGCGGCGGTAATATTTTTCGCGGTGTAAAGGCCGCGTCAGACGGTATGGATCGCGCAATCGGCGATTATATGGGCATGATGGCGACAGTCATTAATGGCCTTGCGCTGCAAGACTTCTTAGAGAAAGAGGGGCTTACAACCCGACTGCAGACCGCCATTGAGATCAAGTCAGTTGCTGAGCCGTTTATCCGCCGTAAGGCGATTCGCCACCTCGAAAAAAAGCGTATTGTAATTCTTTCGGGCGGCACGGGCAACCCCTATTTCACCACCGACACGACGGCGGCTCTCAGAGCAGTTGAGCTCGATGCGGATGTCATTTTCAAGGCGACCAAAGTCGACGGAGTTTACGATTCTGACCCCGTCAAGAACCCGGCGGCAAAACGCTACCGGCGCCTCAGCTTTCACGATGCGCTCGTGAAGCAACTTAAGGTCATGGATTCAACAGCCTTTTCCCTTTGTCTCGACAATAAGATGCCCATTCAGGTTTTTGACATGAGCAAAGAGGGTAACCTCAAGAAAGCCGTTCAGGGTAAACCCATTGGTACCCTGATCGATGCCAACGGAGAAAGCGAATTCTATGAGTGA
- a CDS encoding alpha/beta hydrolase, translating into MKMETYGSAENPRLLFLHGYGAHPKLYRDFIAAAAEAHHVFVPELFGLSGHCRRDFEENMVVIRGMLAHHELDDSLVIGHSYGALAAMHLAAEFPAIQRAIAINPLLPQLFHAGKFRLQLANMQRDLNFATGETRGMLANLEVGLRYGMNVLANPLGYVEGAMKAIATRLPDRRSPVPVDIVYADLDSLFHIEDADLGRWREVLPVLKFVPIHDYSHNWVIYHGRFAWNKIKELI; encoded by the coding sequence ATGAAGATGGAAACCTACGGCAGCGCTGAAAACCCCCGCCTGCTCTTTTTGCACGGCTATGGTGCGCACCCGAAACTCTATCGCGATTTTATCGCCGCTGCTGCCGAAGCGCATCATGTTTTTGTGCCTGAACTTTTCGGCCTCAGCGGTCATTGTCGCCGCGACTTCGAAGAGAACATGGTGGTGATACGCGGCATGCTTGCGCACCATGAACTCGACGATAGCCTTGTCATCGGCCATTCTTACGGCGCGCTGGCAGCGATGCACCTCGCTGCTGAGTTTCCCGCCATACAGCGCGCGATCGCCATCAATCCCCTTTTGCCGCAACTTTTTCACGCGGGCAAGTTTCGCCTGCAACTGGCGAACATGCAGCGCGACCTTAACTTTGCCACCGGCGAAACCCGGGGTATGCTGGCGAATCTTGAAGTCGGCCTCAGGTATGGCATGAATGTGCTCGCGAATCCTCTCGGGTATGTCGAAGGTGCGATGAAAGCCATCGCGACCAGGCTTCCCGACAGAAGGTCACCGGTTCCGGTTGATATTGTGTACGCAGATCTCGATTCATTGTTTCATATCGAAGATGCGGATTTAGGCCGTTGGCGCGAAGTTCTGCCCGTATTGAAATTCGTGCCGATACACGACTACAGCCACAATTGGGTGATCTACCACGGCCGCTTCGCTTGGAACAAGATCAAAGAGCTCATCTGA